The Paraburkholderia sp. PREW-6R genomic interval GCCGCTACCGCGCGGCCGAGCAGCGCGTCGTTCGGATAGTCGCCGCCGCGGCTCACCGCCGTCCTGTAATAGGCGCGCGCATCCGGCAACGCGCCGAGCTTCAGTTGCACATCACCCTGATGCACGAGCGCCATCACCATGCGAGCCCGCGCGGAACGGGTTGCTTTCGGCGAATTCTCCTCGGCAGCCTGCATGGCGGTGGCCTCGGCGAGCGCCGCTTCCATGGCGACCAGCGTTTGCGCCTGGCGGATCTGCCCGGCTTCGAGCGCGGCGACACCGAGCGCCGCACAGGACGCATTGGTGCGGCACGGCACGTCACGCCCGGCCAGCAGGTTGCGTCGATACAGTTCGGAGCGCGAATCGGTGCGCGGCTGACTCTGAGCAAGCGCTATGCCGGGGGCGAGCAATTCCGAAGCGACAACGGCGAGCCCCCCGAGCGCAACCGAAGCGGTCGTGGCAACGGTGGCGGCAGTAGCAACGGCTGCAATGGTAGCGGCGACGGCGGTCTGCAAAGTCATGAGCGAAAGAAGTGAGGGGCTACCATGTCGATAAATACGTTCGCACGACGCGATCTGGATGCACGCGCTTCAAACGCAATGCCTATGTGCGTGCCCGAAAGACCCAGCGGCGCGCATCTGGCCGTGATGCTGACAGACATTTGCCGGCTGGGCGAACCACTACGTTAAAACGCATCAGCGCGGCTGACACGTCAACTAAAGCGAGCGGAAAGTTCGAGCAACGCGGCACGGAGTGCCGCCTCGCCTATTCGACCGCCTGGGCGCCGAACTTCTTCCGGTACGCGCCCGGACTGGTCAACGCAATGCGCCGGAAATGACGCCGCAGCGATTCCTCGGAGCCAAAACCGGCCAGTTCGGCGACGCGGGCCATCGGCAACGGCGTGGGCGCTTCGAGCAGCTCCCGCGCAATCGCCACACGTTCACGCACGAGCCATGCGTACGGCGCCATCCCGGTCGCGTCGTGAAACTGCCGCTGCAACGTACGCGGGCTCATCGTCGCACGCTGCGCGAGCGAGTCGAGCGTATGCGGCAAGCCTGGATGAGTGCGCACGAAGTCCATCAGGCGGGCGATCCGCCCGCTGTCGTCCTGCGGCATGGGGCGAGGCACGAACTGCGCCTGGCCGCCTTCGCGATGCGGCGGCACCACGAGCCGTTGCGCGACGCGATTCGCGACCGCGCCGCCATGATCGCGGCGCACGAGATGCAGCAGCATGTCCAGCCCCGCCGCCGATCCGGCCGAGGTGATGATCTGTCCTTCGTCGACGTACAGCGCGTCGGGCTGCACCGTGAGTGGCGGATACCGCTCCTGCAACTTCGCCGCGTAACGCCAGTGCGTCGTGACGGTCTTGCCGTCGAGCACGCCGGCGGCCGCGAGCACGAACACGCCCGAGCAGATCGAACAGAGCCGTGCTCCACGTTCGTAGGCGGCGCGGATTTTCTTCAGCAGCGCGGCGGGCGGCAGTTCGTCGGCATCACGCCAGCCGGGGATGACGATTGTGTCGGCCCGGTCGAGCAGCCTGAGCGTATGAGGCGCGGACACGGTGATGCCGCCCGCGGCGCGGATCGGCCCCGGCTCGCTCGCGCAGACCGCGAAGCGATACCAGTCCACCTCGAGTTCGGGGCGCTCGAGCGCGAACAGTTCGGTCACGCAGCCGAATTCGAAAGTGCAGAGCCGGTCATAGGCCAGCGCGACGACGAGATGATTGAGCATGGCGTGATGTTACCGGAGATTGACGATTACGCCACTTACCCCGTGCATCGTGTGTCGCCACAATGAAGTCTGAACTGCAGCCCGCGAGCCAGCCAGACAGGCAGCCGTCCTTATGACCTTTTCCTGGATTTCCTCATGCCGACCCTGAACGCCGTCACCACCATTCCTGCCGCCGACAGCGCCGCCGCACTCGCTCATTTCGCGGCGTCGTTCGGATTCGAGACGGATTGCGCCGACGTCGCCGCCGCCCTGGCGAGCGATACGCCCGGCTTCGTGCTGCTCGACGTGCGCAGCCCGGCGCTGTTTGCGCAAGGCCATGTGCCGGGCGCGGTCAATCTGCCGCACGGCAAGATCGTCGCGTCCAGGCTTGCGGACTATCCGCTGGAAACGCTGTTCGTCACCTATTGCGCCGGTCCACATTGCAATGGCGCGGCGCGCGGCGCACTGCGGCTCGCGCAATTGGGGCGGCCCGTCAAACTGATGATCGGCGGCGTGACCGGGTGGCAGGATGAGGGTTTTACACTTGTTCGCGCGGAACCGGCCGGTCACTGATTCCGAGTCAATGAACAGCATATGTAGAATCAATTAAACAAACGCGCTGCCATGTCGATATAAAGTTCAGCCGCTCATCCCGTTAGCGGTTGGAACTCACATGCAAAGCTCATACAACATCTGGCTCGTCGGCATCTCGTTTGCCGTGGCCACGCTTGCATCGTACACAGCGCTGGATCTCACCGGCCGCATCTCTTTGCAGATGTCGGCCCGGCTGCGCCATGCATGGAGACTGTGCGGTGCGGCGGCGCTCGGCGTCGGCGTCTGGTCGATGCACTTCATCGCGATGCTGGCGTTCTCGCTGCCGATTCCGCTCGGCTATGACTTTGCGCTGACGTCCCTTTCGCTCGGTCTCGCGATCGGCGCTTCGTACCTCGCGCTGTATCTGACCACCCGTGCGCGGCTCACGCCGG includes:
- the ftrA gene encoding transcriptional regulator FtrA — its product is MLNHLVVALAYDRLCTFEFGCVTELFALERPELEVDWYRFAVCASEPGPIRAAGGITVSAPHTLRLLDRADTIVIPGWRDADELPPAALLKKIRAAYERGARLCSICSGVFVLAAAGVLDGKTVTTHWRYAAKLQERYPPLTVQPDALYVDEGQIITSAGSAAGLDMLLHLVRRDHGGAVANRVAQRLVVPPHREGGQAQFVPRPMPQDDSGRIARLMDFVRTHPGLPHTLDSLAQRATMSPRTLQRQFHDATGMAPYAWLVRERVAIARELLEAPTPLPMARVAELAGFGSEESLRRHFRRIALTSPGAYRKKFGAQAVE
- a CDS encoding rhodanese-like domain-containing protein, which translates into the protein MPTLNAVTTIPAADSAAALAHFAASFGFETDCADVAAALASDTPGFVLLDVRSPALFAQGHVPGAVNLPHGKIVASRLADYPLETLFVTYCAGPHCNGAARGALRLAQLGRPVKLMIGGVTGWQDEGFTLVRAEPAGH